The proteins below are encoded in one region of Mauremys reevesii isolate NIE-2019 linkage group 15, ASM1616193v1, whole genome shotgun sequence:
- the LOC120383637 gene encoding olfactory receptor 2AP1-like: MTDTEWRNQTTITEFILLGFGDLPDLQILLFLMFLVIYMATVVGNTLIVVLVVTDQHLHTPMYFFLGNLSYLETCYTSTFLPRLLASLLTGDRTISLSGCFTQMYFFGFLVATECYLLAAMSYDRYLAICKPLHYSTLMNTRFFLQLAAGSWLNGCLASTILILFMSPLIFCGPNEIDHFYCDPIPLIKLSCSDTHLIILMDFMLACVFTLPPFLLTLTSYVCIIATILKIPSTTGRQKAFSTCSSHLIVVTIFYGTIMIVYMLPKRDKFRDLKKVFSLCYTVLTPLVNPVIYSLRNREVKEALCKAVSKCGFHKNMQRLRDNNLA, translated from the coding sequence ATGACAGACACCGAATGGAGAAACCAAACAACCATCACAGAATTTATCCTCCTGGGATTCGGGGATCTCCCTGACCTTCAAATTCTTCTTTTTCTAATGTTCCTAGTGATCTACATGGCAACAGTGGTTGGAAACACTCTCATCGTGGTGCTTGTTGTGACagatcagcaccttcacacccccatgtacttcttcctgggcaaCTTGTCCTacttggagacctgctacacctcgACCTTCCTGCCCAGGTTACTGGCCAGTCTGctgactggggacagaaccatCTCACTCAGTGGCTGCTTCACACAAATGTATTTCTTTGGGTTTCTGGTAGCTACGGAATGCTATCTCCTAGCAgcgatgtcttatgatcggtatttagcaaTATGTAAACCCCTGCACTATTCAACTCTTATGAATACCAGGTTTTTCCTCCAGTTGGCTGCTGGGTCATGGTTAAATGGTTGTTTGGCTAGTACCATCCTTATATTATTCATGTCACCATTAATATTCTGTGGCCcgaatgaaattgaccatttctatTGTGACCCCATCCCACTGATAaaactctcctgcagtgacacaCACCTGATCATATTGATGGATTTCATGCTAGCCTGTGTATTCACCCTGCCTCCATTCCTACTAACCCTGACCTCCTATGTGTGTATCATTGCCACCATCCTGAAAATCCCTTCCACCACCGGGAGGCAGAAGgcattttccacctgctcctctcacctcatcgTGGTGACAATTTTCTATGGCACAATAATGATTGTCTACATGCTACCAAAACGTGATAAATTTAGAGACCtgaaaaaagtgttttctctTTGCTACACAGTCCTGACTCCCCTGGTAAACCCCGTCATCTAtagcctgagaaacagagaggtcaaggaagCCTTGTGCAAAGCAGTCAGTAAATGTGGCTTTCACAAAAACATGCAGAGACTCAGAGATAATAACTTAGCCTGA